One part of the Zetaproteobacteria bacterium genome encodes these proteins:
- a CDS encoding valine--tRNA ligase gives MTELEKQYDPAALEEAVAEAWLESDALAPRPAEEAYCIVIPPPNVTGSLHMGHAFTFTLQDALIRWQRMQGKSTLWQPGTDHAGIATQMVVERLLDAEGVRRRDLGRERFLDRVWRWKEESGGTIVRQLKRLGASCDWSRERFTMDEGLSRAVREVFVRLYEEGLIYRGKRLVNWDPVLETAVSDLEVVHEEVEGHLWYIRYPLIDDPGRHLVVATTRPETMFGDAAVAVHPEDERYRDLIGRRVRLPQTDRTIPVIADAYVDREFGTGCVKITPAHDFNDYEVGRRHDLPMINILTPRAHLSDCEAVPERYRGLDRYEARERLVADLDAAGLMYKIEKHTHQVGYGDRSHAVLEPYLTDQWFVEIKPLAEPAIRAVEEGAIRFVPRHWEKTYFEWMRNIQDWCISRQLWWGHRIPAWYCADCDHITVARETPEVCGGCGGGAIRQDEDVLDTWFSSALWPFSTLGWPQQSDDLARFYPTNVLVTGFDIIFFWVARMIMMGLKFTGQVPFRDVYIHALIRDAQGQKMSKSKGNVIDPLVMVEKYGADALRFTLAHMATPGRDVKLDEARIESNRNFMNKIWNAARFVFMNRGAAGVDSTVEPRLLANRWVLDALESCRRDVEQALAGYRFNDAASSLYGFIWGSYCDWFVEAAKVALYGDDPEAKRETQVVMLTALDGWLRLLHPICPFITEVLWRRLHGREEGLLIAAAWPAPLREDRQAREEMERVMAVVTAIRSIRGAMNIAPGRRIAAAIAADGEVRTELQRQEALIRALARLERIDWLDGAAGLEEAAVAPLPFARVLVPLAGLVDLAGERARLEKALERLGKEMGKLEGKLANPAFRRNAPEAVVAKVEAELTRVRVRRDELTAALDRLQRITEGGEE, from the coding sequence GTGACGGAGCTGGAGAAACAGTACGATCCCGCAGCGCTGGAGGAGGCGGTGGCCGAGGCGTGGCTCGAGTCCGATGCACTGGCGCCGAGGCCGGCCGAGGAGGCCTACTGCATCGTCATTCCGCCGCCCAACGTCACCGGCAGCCTGCACATGGGCCACGCCTTCACCTTCACCCTGCAGGATGCGCTGATCCGCTGGCAGCGGATGCAGGGCAAATCGACCCTGTGGCAACCCGGCACCGACCACGCCGGCATCGCCACCCAGATGGTGGTCGAGCGGCTGCTCGACGCCGAGGGAGTCCGGCGCCGCGATCTGGGGCGGGAGCGGTTTCTCGACCGGGTCTGGCGGTGGAAGGAGGAGTCGGGCGGGACCATCGTGCGTCAGCTCAAGCGGTTGGGGGCGAGCTGCGACTGGTCGCGCGAGCGCTTCACCATGGACGAAGGGCTCTCCCGGGCGGTGCGCGAGGTCTTCGTCCGCCTCTACGAGGAGGGGTTGATCTATCGAGGCAAGCGGCTGGTCAACTGGGATCCGGTGCTGGAGACGGCGGTCTCCGATCTCGAGGTGGTGCACGAGGAGGTGGAGGGTCACCTTTGGTACATCCGCTATCCGCTCATCGACGATCCCGGCCGCCATCTCGTCGTCGCCACCACCCGGCCCGAGACCATGTTCGGCGATGCGGCGGTGGCGGTCCATCCCGAGGATGAACGCTACCGCGATCTGATCGGTCGGCGGGTGCGGCTGCCACAGACCGACCGTACCATCCCGGTGATCGCCGATGCCTATGTTGATCGGGAGTTCGGCACCGGCTGCGTCAAGATCACCCCGGCGCACGATTTCAACGACTACGAGGTGGGTCGGCGGCACGACCTGCCGATGATCAACATCCTCACCCCGCGCGCCCACCTCTCCGATTGCGAGGCGGTGCCGGAGCGCTACCGCGGGCTGGACCGCTACGAGGCGCGCGAGCGGCTGGTGGCCGATCTCGATGCGGCCGGCCTGATGTACAAGATCGAGAAGCACACCCACCAGGTCGGCTACGGCGACCGGTCGCACGCGGTGCTGGAGCCCTACCTGACCGATCAGTGGTTCGTCGAGATCAAGCCGCTGGCCGAGCCGGCCATCCGCGCGGTGGAGGAGGGGGCGATCCGCTTCGTGCCGCGCCACTGGGAGAAGACCTATTTCGAGTGGATGCGCAACATCCAGGACTGGTGCATCTCGCGCCAGTTGTGGTGGGGCCACCGCATCCCCGCCTGGTATTGCGCCGACTGCGACCACATCACCGTGGCGCGCGAGACGCCGGAGGTATGCGGCGGATGCGGCGGTGGCGCTATCCGGCAGGACGAGGATGTGCTCGATACCTGGTTCTCTTCCGCGCTCTGGCCCTTCTCCACCCTCGGCTGGCCGCAGCAGAGCGATGATCTGGCGCGCTTCTATCCGACCAATGTGCTGGTTACCGGGTTCGACATCATCTTCTTCTGGGTGGCGCGGATGATCATGATGGGGCTGAAGTTCACCGGCCAGGTGCCCTTCCGCGACGTCTACATCCACGCCCTGATTCGCGACGCCCAGGGGCAGAAGATGAGCAAGTCGAAGGGCAATGTGATCGATCCGCTGGTGATGGTGGAGAAGTACGGCGCCGACGCGCTGCGCTTCACCCTGGCCCACATGGCCACCCCCGGCCGCGACGTGAAGCTGGACGAGGCGCGCATCGAATCGAACCGCAACTTCATGAACAAGATCTGGAACGCCGCCCGCTTCGTCTTCATGAACCGGGGCGCGGCAGGTGTGGATTCCACCGTGGAGCCGCGGCTGTTGGCCAACCGCTGGGTGCTCGACGCGCTCGAGTCGTGCCGCCGTGACGTGGAGCAGGCACTGGCCGGCTACCGCTTCAACGATGCCGCATCCAGCCTCTACGGCTTCATCTGGGGCAGTTATTGCGACTGGTTCGTCGAGGCGGCCAAGGTGGCCCTTTACGGCGACGATCCGGAGGCGAAGCGGGAGACGCAGGTGGTGATGCTCACCGCCCTCGACGGATGGCTGAGGCTGCTCCATCCGATCTGCCCCTTCATCACCGAGGTGCTGTGGCGGCGGCTGCACGGCCGCGAGGAGGGGCTGCTCATCGCTGCGGCGTGGCCCGCACCCCTGCGGGAGGATCGGCAGGCGCGGGAAGAGATGGAGCGGGTGATGGCGGTGGTGACGGCGATCCGCTCGATCCGTGGTGCGATGAACATCGCGCCGGGCAGGAGGATCGCGGCGGCGATCGCCGCCGACGGGGAGGTGCGCACGGAACTGCAGCGGCAGGAGGCGTTGATCCGTGCCCTGGCCCGGCTGGAGCGGATCGACTGGCTCGATGGGGCAGCCGGGCTGGAGGAAGCGGCGGTCGCCCCGCTGCCGTTCGCCCGCGTGCTGGTGCCGCTGGCCGGCCTGGTCGATCTCGCCGGGGAGCGGGCCCGGCTGGAGAAGGCATTGGAGCGGCTCGGGAAGGAGATGGGCAAGCTGGAGGGGAAGTTGGCCAATCCGGCGTTCCGCCGGAACGCCCCGGAGGCGGTGGTGGCCAAGGTGGAGGCGGAGCTGACCCGCGTACGGGTGCGCCGCGACGAGCTGACCGCCGCACTCGATCGTCTGCAGCGGATCACGGAGGGCGGGGAGGAATGA
- a CDS encoding UDP-N-acetylglucosamine 2-epimerase (non-hydrolyzing): MTFRFKVMLVAGARPNFMKIAPMMRALAAHGGFSSMLVHTGQHYDEAMSATFFEQLGIPEPDENLGVGSGSHAVQTARIMERFEPLCQRRQPDAVVVVGDVNSTIAAGLVATKLAIPLVHVEAGLRSYDRSMPEEINRLATDAISDLFFATEEEARANLLREGHDPRRVHLVGHVMVDNLFHQCARLDAEPVEPPCRPPRPYFCLTLHRPANVDDPIRLERLLRAIVAVGATAPVLFPCHPRTEERIRRLGWWERIQRADGLHLLPPLPYNQFLALWRESAAVLTDSGGLQEETTALGIPCLTLRENTERPVTVTHGTNTVIGDDPERLLHSVREILAGRGKRGRVPPLWDGRASVRIAAILHDFLRARASTGGGAHTAGG; this comes from the coding sequence ATGACCTTCCGGTTCAAGGTGATGCTGGTCGCCGGTGCGCGGCCCAACTTCATGAAGATCGCCCCCATGATGCGGGCGCTGGCCGCCCACGGCGGCTTCTCGAGCATGCTGGTCCATACCGGCCAGCACTACGACGAGGCGATGTCCGCCACCTTCTTCGAGCAGCTCGGCATCCCCGAGCCGGACGAGAACCTCGGGGTGGGATCGGGATCGCACGCCGTGCAGACCGCCCGCATCATGGAGCGCTTCGAGCCGCTCTGCCAGCGGCGGCAACCCGATGCCGTGGTGGTGGTGGGCGATGTCAACTCCACGATCGCCGCCGGGCTGGTGGCGACCAAGCTTGCCATCCCGCTGGTGCACGTCGAGGCGGGGCTGCGGTCGTACGATCGGAGCATGCCGGAGGAGATCAACCGCCTGGCCACCGACGCGATCAGCGATCTCTTCTTCGCCACGGAGGAGGAAGCACGGGCCAACCTCCTGCGCGAAGGGCACGATCCGCGGCGTGTCCACCTCGTCGGCCATGTGATGGTCGACAACCTCTTCCACCAGTGTGCGCGGCTGGATGCGGAGCCGGTCGAGCCTCCCTGCCGACCGCCGCGCCCCTATTTCTGCCTCACCCTCCACCGGCCGGCGAACGTAGACGATCCCATCCGGCTCGAGCGGCTGTTGCGGGCGATCGTCGCGGTGGGCGCCACCGCCCCGGTGCTCTTCCCCTGCCATCCCCGCACCGAAGAGCGGATTCGGCGGCTGGGCTGGTGGGAACGCATCCAGCGGGCCGACGGGCTCCATCTGTTGCCGCCGCTCCCCTACAACCAGTTCCTTGCACTCTGGAGGGAGTCCGCCGCCGTGCTGACCGACAGCGGCGGCCTGCAGGAGGAGACGACGGCGTTGGGCATCCCCTGCCTCACCCTGCGGGAGAACACCGAGCGTCCGGTGACCGTCACCCACGGCACCAATACGGTGATCGGCGACGATCCCGAACGTCTGCTGCACTCGGTGCGGGAGATCCTGGCCGGCAGGGGCAAGCGGGGGAGGGTCCCCCCCCTGTGGGACGGCCGGGCCAGTGTCCGCATCGCCGCCATCCTCCACGACTTCCTCCGCGCCCGCGCCTCCACCGGGGGGGGGGCGCACACCGCAGGGGGGTGA
- the queG gene encoding tRNA epoxyqueuosine(34) reductase QueG: MIAATVPAALRDRVKALAAEAGFDFCGITRPRVAARDAAALRAWVDAGHHADMWWMAEEERLARRMRPASLLDGVRSVICVAMRYTPPQPATTDGQPRGIVAAYAWGSDYHKVMKRRLRRLARALDRLLGRHDQRIFVDTAPVLEHALAASAGIAWQGKHSLSLNRTGGSWLLLGELFTTAELPCDPPATHHCGSCRACIDACPTGAIVAPFVVDARRCIAWLTIEYDGPIPPPLRPLLGRRIFGCDDCQTVCPWNRAVAAPHPDLLAPKNENRAPLLTELLTLDEAGFRIRFRGTPLRRGGRIRLVRNACIAAGNSGDRRLIPPLRALLRDEAPLLREHAAWALERITRPEPESPAPADP, from the coding sequence CTGATCGCGGCGACGGTGCCCGCGGCGCTGCGCGATCGCGTCAAGGCGCTGGCCGCGGAGGCGGGGTTCGACTTCTGCGGCATCACCCGCCCGCGGGTCGCCGCGCGCGATGCGGCGGCATTGCGCGCCTGGGTGGATGCCGGCCACCACGCCGATATGTGGTGGATGGCCGAAGAGGAGCGGCTGGCGCGGCGGATGCGGCCCGCATCACTGCTCGATGGCGTGCGCAGCGTGATCTGTGTCGCGATGCGCTACACCCCCCCGCAGCCCGCGACCACGGACGGCCAACCGCGCGGAATCGTCGCCGCCTATGCCTGGGGCAGCGACTACCACAAGGTGATGAAGCGGCGGCTGCGCCGGCTGGCCCGGGCGCTGGACCGACTCCTCGGGCGGCACGACCAGCGGATCTTCGTCGACACCGCGCCGGTGCTGGAGCATGCGCTCGCCGCCTCAGCCGGGATCGCCTGGCAGGGCAAGCACTCGCTCTCGCTCAACCGGACGGGGGGATCGTGGTTGCTGCTCGGCGAACTCTTCACCACCGCGGAGCTGCCGTGCGATCCTCCCGCCACCCACCACTGCGGCAGCTGTCGCGCCTGCATCGACGCCTGCCCCACCGGGGCGATCGTGGCGCCGTTCGTGGTCGACGCCCGCCGCTGCATCGCCTGGCTGACCATCGAGTACGACGGCCCGATCCCGCCGCCGCTGCGACCGCTGCTCGGGCGGCGCATCTTCGGTTGTGACGATTGCCAGACCGTCTGCCCCTGGAACCGCGCGGTGGCCGCACCGCACCCCGACCTGCTCGCGCCAAAGAACGAGAATCGCGCCCCGCTGCTGACTGAGCTGCTGACGCTGGACGAGGCGGGCTTCCGCATCCGCTTCCGCGGCACGCCACTGCGGCGCGGCGGCCGCATCCGCCTGGTGCGCAACGCCTGCATCGCCGCCGGCAACAGCGGCGATCGCCGGCTCATCCCCCCGCTGCGCGCCCTGCTGCGCGACGAAGCGCCGCTGCTGCGCGAGCACGCCGCCTGGGCGCTGGAGCGGATCACGCGACCAGAGCCAGAATCTCCTGCGCCAGCCGATCCATGA
- a CDS encoding DUF3467 domain-containing protein yields the protein MERDETQRAEGGEQQVQIHLPPEVQRGVYANQTHVGHTREEFILDFILTTPPAGVVNARVILSPQHARRLLAVLQDGIHRYEQQFGPIEQGERLIPPPDPVRH from the coding sequence ATGGAACGGGATGAGACACAGAGGGCGGAGGGGGGAGAGCAGCAGGTGCAGATCCATCTGCCGCCCGAGGTGCAGCGCGGGGTCTACGCCAACCAGACCCATGTGGGGCATACCCGTGAGGAGTTCATCCTCGACTTCATCCTCACCACCCCACCGGCCGGTGTGGTCAATGCGCGGGTGATCCTCTCCCCGCAGCACGCCCGTCGGCTGCTGGCCGTGTTGCAGGACGGAATCCACCGCTACGAACAGCAGTTCGGCCCCATCGAGCAGGGGGAGCGCCTCATCCCCCCGCCCGATCCGGTGCGGCACTGA
- a CDS encoding heparinase, whose amino-acid sequence MRHEPLRRWAVPWLSTPWQPACIEGEQRMRLLNRTVRVAAPTDWNDPALPLLLRYHLHYFDDLDAEGASARRVLQRRWMVRWIDEHPPGAFPGWDPYPTALRLVNWIKWCWQDGGGREPEAAILDSIATQAAWLRRNLEFDLLGNHLLADAKGLCFAGLFFTGPDGRRWLERGRSLLLEQLPRQILADGGHDERSPAYHALVLHDLLELVRAWRHVGLTPPEPLCAPVPAMLRWLQVMTHPDGGIAFFNDATLGQAPGCAHLGRLAVMLALAEEAHATPPGTVDLPESGYMRLEQGGMVVLLDAAPAGSADQPGHAHADTLSFECSLDGRRLIVNSGIDRYGDDAERRWQRSTAAHSTLEVDGADSSEVWGGFRLAGRAEIVDRGMRREQGGVVAWGAHDGYRRLPGVGIHRREWRLWQGRLEVRDRLEGGGRHRLVSRFYLHPELDAVMDGEEVALRRSGRTLAVIQAGGAGGRLRLVSARYFPAFGRVEANRCVELSALCTLPAELSAVVVWR is encoded by the coding sequence ATGCGCCACGAGCCGCTGCGCCGCTGGGCGGTGCCGTGGCTCTCCACCCCCTGGCAGCCGGCCTGCATCGAGGGGGAGCAGCGGATGCGCCTGCTCAACCGGACGGTCCGGGTGGCCGCCCCCACGGATTGGAACGATCCCGCGCTGCCGTTGCTGCTGCGCTACCATCTGCACTACTTCGACGACCTCGACGCCGAGGGGGCGTCGGCGCGGCGCGTGCTGCAGCGACGCTGGATGGTGCGCTGGATCGACGAACATCCCCCCGGCGCGTTCCCCGGCTGGGATCCCTATCCGACCGCCCTGCGGCTGGTCAACTGGATCAAATGGTGCTGGCAGGATGGCGGCGGCCGGGAGCCGGAGGCGGCGATCCTCGACAGCATCGCCACCCAGGCGGCATGGCTGCGGCGCAACCTGGAGTTCGATCTGCTGGGCAACCATCTGCTGGCCGATGCCAAGGGGCTCTGCTTCGCCGGTCTCTTCTTCACCGGCCCCGACGGGCGGAGGTGGCTGGAGCGGGGGCGTTCGCTCCTGCTGGAACAACTGCCGCGCCAGATCCTGGCCGACGGCGGCCACGACGAGCGCAGCCCGGCCTACCACGCCCTGGTGCTGCACGATCTGTTGGAGCTGGTGCGCGCCTGGCGCCATGTCGGGCTGACCCCGCCGGAGCCGCTCTGCGCCCCGGTGCCGGCGATGCTCCGCTGGCTGCAGGTCATGACCCATCCGGATGGGGGGATCGCCTTCTTCAACGACGCCACCCTGGGGCAGGCGCCCGGTTGCGCCCATCTCGGCCGGCTGGCCGTCATGCTCGCTCTGGCTGAGGAGGCGCACGCCACTCCCCCCGGCACGGTCGACCTTCCCGAGAGCGGATACATGCGGCTGGAGCAGGGGGGGATGGTGGTCTTGCTCGATGCCGCCCCGGCAGGCTCGGCCGATCAGCCCGGCCACGCCCACGCCGATACGTTGAGCTTCGAGTGCTCCCTCGATGGTCGGCGGCTGATCGTCAACTCCGGCATCGACCGCTACGGCGACGATGCCGAGCGGCGGTGGCAGCGCTCCACCGCCGCCCACTCCACCCTTGAGGTCGACGGCGCCGACTCCAGCGAGGTATGGGGCGGCTTCCGTCTGGCCGGGCGCGCGGAGATCGTCGATCGCGGCATGCGTCGGGAGCAAGGGGGCGTGGTCGCCTGGGGGGCGCACGACGGCTACCGCCGCCTGCCGGGCGTGGGGATCCATCGGCGGGAGTGGCGGCTGTGGCAGGGGCGGCTGGAGGTGCGCGATCGTCTCGAGGGGGGCGGCCGCCACCGTCTGGTCAGCCGCTTCTATCTCCATCCGGAGCTGGATGCGGTGATGGATGGGGAGGAGGTGGCATTGCGTCGGAGCGGGCGGACGCTGGCGGTGATCCAAGCCGGCGGCGCCGGCGGCCGTCTGCGTCTCGTCTCCGCCCGCTATTTCCCGGCGTTCGGCCGGGTGGAAGCAAACCGGTGCGTGGAGCTCTCCGCCCTCTGCACCCTTCCGGCGGAGCTCTCCGCCGTCGTCGTATGGCGCTAG
- a CDS encoding glycosyltransferase WbuB — MRILLLTFYFQPDLCAGSFRATALVEALRRRLGPEDRIDVVTTMPNRYHDFRVSAPPVERLGPVEVVRLPLPPHRSGFLDQARAFSAYFLAARARAAERRYDLVVATSSRLFTAFLGARIARRQRAPLFLDIRDLFVDTMRSLLFPSARVVLLPLFSAVERHTLRTAGGINLVSEGFLDDVRRLAPWARISLHPNGIDDLFLQHHFPPPRRDRAGPRTICYAGNLGQGQGLERIVPGLARRLGRGYRFRIIGSGGMQRALAAATAGLDQVELIPPVGRERLIGFYEEAEILFLHLNDRPAFDKVLPSKIFEYAATGRPILAGVRGTARAFLQREVAGAYCFDPGDIEEAARLVSTIPPGGVDRRPFVDRYARGRIMDRLAQEILALVA; from the coding sequence GTGCGCATCCTGCTGCTCACCTTCTACTTCCAGCCGGACCTCTGCGCAGGTTCCTTCCGCGCCACGGCGCTGGTCGAGGCCTTGCGGCGGCGACTCGGGCCGGAGGACCGGATCGACGTGGTGACCACCATGCCCAACCGCTACCACGACTTCCGCGTATCGGCGCCGCCCGTGGAGCGCTTGGGCCCGGTGGAGGTGGTCCGGCTGCCGCTGCCGCCGCACCGCAGCGGCTTCCTCGATCAGGCACGCGCCTTCTCCGCCTACTTCCTCGCCGCCCGCGCGCGCGCGGCAGAGCGCCGCTACGATCTGGTCGTCGCCACCTCCTCCCGCCTCTTCACCGCCTTTCTCGGGGCGCGCATCGCCCGTCGCCAGCGGGCGCCGCTCTTTCTCGACATCCGCGACCTCTTCGTCGATACCATGCGATCGCTCCTCTTCCCCTCCGCCCGCGTGGTGCTCCTGCCCCTCTTTTCCGCGGTGGAGCGTCACACCCTGCGCACGGCCGGGGGGATCAATCTGGTCTCCGAGGGGTTTCTGGACGATGTGCGCCGCCTGGCTCCGTGGGCGAGGATCTCGCTGCATCCCAACGGCATCGACGACCTCTTCCTGCAGCACCACTTCCCGCCGCCGCGGCGCGACCGGGCCGGCCCGCGCACCATCTGCTACGCCGGCAACCTGGGCCAAGGGCAGGGTCTGGAGCGGATCGTTCCCGGGCTGGCGCGTCGACTCGGGAGGGGATACCGCTTTCGCATCATCGGCTCCGGCGGTATGCAGCGGGCGCTGGCCGCGGCGACGGCCGGGCTCGATCAGGTGGAGCTGATCCCGCCGGTGGGCCGTGAGCGGCTGATCGGCTTCTATGAGGAGGCGGAGATCCTCTTCCTCCATCTCAACGATCGTCCCGCCTTCGACAAGGTGCTGCCGTCGAAGATCTTCGAGTATGCCGCCACCGGCAGGCCGATCCTCGCCGGTGTCCGCGGCACCGCCCGCGCCTTCCTCCAGCGGGAGGTGGCCGGCGCCTACTGCTTCGATCCCGGCGACATTGAGGAGGCGGCGCGGCTGGTTTCCACCATTCCGCCGGGTGGGGTCGATCGGAGGCCGTTCGTCGACCGCTACGCCCGAGGGCGCATCATGGATCGGCTGGCGCAGGAGATTCTGGCTCTGGTCGCGTGA
- a CDS encoding dehydrogenase gives MKQILQNLGTGETLLADIPAPRVEPGGLLIASRASLISAGTERMLVDFGRANLLQKARQQPEKVLQVVQKIRTDGVWSTLDAVRSKLDQPLPLGYCNAGVVLESRADGFRRGDRVASNGGHAEVVAVPARLCAKIPDGVTDEAAAFTVLGAIALQGIRLLAPTLGERIAVIGLGLIGQLCVQMLRAHGCRVLGVDPDPARCALARGFGAEVVAPSEGGDPVAAARAFSDGRGMDGVVITASARSDEIVHQAAQICRQRGRIVLVGVVGLHLRRDDFYKKELTFQVSCSYGPGRYDPEYEEKGHDYPFGLVRWTEQRNFEAVLELLADGRLDVAPLITERVEIDRALDAYRRLGAVGSLGTIIRYPGREEQALRRRVVALPIQQKPVAGAGGARLAVVGAGNYAARVLIPAFRRSGAQLDTLVSAKGVTAVHHGIRQGFSRAATRFEEVLAGDGVDAVVIATRHHLHAEQVLAALDAGKHCFVEKPLALTLGQIDRIRRAWEAHPDRLLMVGFNRRFAPLVERMHRLRTACGGPVTLLLTMNAGAIPADHWTRDPAVGGGRIIGEACHYVDLARFLAGAPLTGFQATAAGGEEGARGDAALIQLTFADGSAASIHYLTDGGKHFPKERIELFAQDAVLQLDNFLRLRSFGWPGFSGARLRGQDKGQQGCAAAFVRAVEQGGEPPIPIDELFEVSAATIRIADLLRRGSGR, from the coding sequence GTGAAGCAGATCCTGCAGAACCTCGGCACCGGAGAGACCCTGCTGGCCGACATCCCCGCCCCTAGGGTGGAGCCGGGCGGGTTGCTCATCGCCAGCCGGGCCTCGCTGATCTCGGCGGGAACCGAGCGCATGCTGGTCGATTTCGGCCGGGCCAATCTGCTGCAGAAGGCGCGACAGCAGCCGGAGAAGGTGCTGCAGGTGGTGCAGAAGATCCGTACCGACGGGGTGTGGAGCACCCTCGATGCCGTCCGCTCCAAGCTCGATCAGCCGCTCCCGTTGGGCTATTGCAACGCCGGTGTGGTGCTGGAGTCGCGGGCCGATGGCTTCCGCCGCGGCGATCGGGTCGCCTCCAACGGTGGGCATGCCGAGGTGGTGGCGGTTCCCGCCCGCCTCTGCGCGAAGATCCCCGACGGGGTGACCGACGAGGCGGCGGCGTTCACGGTCCTGGGGGCGATTGCGCTGCAGGGGATCCGCCTGCTGGCGCCGACGCTGGGCGAGCGGATCGCCGTCATCGGACTCGGTCTGATCGGCCAGCTCTGCGTACAGATGTTGCGTGCCCACGGCTGTCGGGTGCTCGGTGTCGATCCCGACCCGGCGCGCTGCGCCCTGGCGCGCGGCTTCGGTGCGGAGGTGGTCGCCCCCTCCGAGGGGGGGGATCCCGTGGCCGCCGCCCGAGCCTTCAGCGACGGCCGCGGGATGGACGGGGTGGTGATCACCGCCTCGGCGCGATCGGACGAGATCGTGCATCAGGCGGCGCAGATCTGCCGGCAGCGCGGCAGGATCGTGCTGGTCGGCGTCGTCGGGCTCCACCTGCGGCGGGACGACTTCTACAAGAAGGAGCTCACCTTCCAGGTCTCCTGCTCCTACGGCCCCGGGCGCTACGATCCGGAATACGAGGAGAAGGGGCACGATTACCCCTTCGGGCTGGTCCGCTGGACCGAGCAGCGCAACTTCGAGGCGGTGCTCGAGCTGTTGGCGGATGGAAGGCTCGATGTGGCGCCGCTCATCACCGAACGGGTGGAGATCGACCGGGCGCTGGATGCCTACCGGCGGTTGGGGGCCGTCGGGAGCCTGGGAACCATCATCCGATACCCCGGGCGGGAGGAGCAGGCGCTCCGCCGCCGGGTGGTGGCGCTGCCGATACAGCAAAAGCCCGTGGCGGGCGCGGGAGGAGCGCGTCTGGCGGTGGTCGGTGCGGGAAACTACGCCGCACGGGTGCTGATCCCCGCCTTCCGGCGGAGTGGGGCGCAGCTCGACACCCTGGTCAGCGCCAAAGGGGTCACCGCCGTCCACCACGGCATCCGGCAGGGCTTCTCCCGGGCGGCGACCCGCTTCGAGGAGGTTCTGGCCGGGGATGGGGTCGATGCGGTGGTGATCGCCACCCGCCACCATCTCCACGCCGAGCAGGTGCTCGCCGCTCTGGATGCGGGCAAACACTGCTTCGTCGAGAAGCCGCTCGCCCTCACCCTGGGGCAGATCGACCGGATCCGCCGGGCTTGGGAGGCCCACCCCGACCGGCTGTTGATGGTCGGTTTCAACCGCCGTTTCGCGCCGTTGGTGGAGCGCATGCACCGGTTGCGCACGGCCTGCGGCGGCCCGGTGACGCTGCTGCTGACGATGAATGCGGGGGCGATCCCCGCCGACCACTGGACCCGGGACCCCGCGGTGGGAGGGGGGCGGATCATTGGTGAGGCGTGCCACTACGTCGATCTGGCCCGCTTCCTCGCCGGTGCGCCGCTGACCGGATTCCAGGCGACCGCGGCGGGCGGGGAGGAGGGGGCCCGCGGGGACGCGGCCCTGATCCAGCTCACCTTCGCCGACGGATCGGCCGCCTCGATCCACTATCTGACCGACGGGGGCAAACACTTCCCCAAGGAGCGCATCGAGCTCTTCGCGCAGGATGCGGTCTTGCAGTTGGACAACTTCCTGCGCCTGCGCAGCTTCGGCTGGCCGGGCTTCTCCGGCGCCCGGCTGCGCGGGCAGGACAAGGGGCAGCAGGGCTGTGCCGCCGCCTTCGTCCGGGCGGTGGAGCAGGGGGGGGAGCCGCCCATCCCGATCGACGAGCTCTTCGAGGTGAGTGCGGCGACGATCCGGATCGCCGATCTGCTGCGGCGCGGATCCGGGCGCTGA